A genome region from Alicyclobacillus acidocaldarius subsp. acidocaldarius DSM 446 includes the following:
- a CDS encoding APC family permease encodes MEDSVAFVEAARLEHLGYRQQLSRKLSLRDVVGLAIANVSPTMAVLLLTSGVFSIGGTFAIGADVILGVVVILISMCLAELGSMFPVAGGMYSLVRFVLPAPLAFVTLFNYLIQGVILPASIALGIGQFVKDLFPHVPLSEPMIALVSVAVAVAIGVVRVELGAYVTMAMVFVELLVLSTVTVAAWIHPHQSLFSVTFHPVYLDGSALRPVTVAMMAASLAPAFNIINGYDATLGFAEELVGGPKKLARAVITAATTAAVAIVVPLTSAVVTAPNLKAFFGAASPVIYAVESSLGPNFRIVLDIGVCIALFNSMLVYFMYFGRVFYTTGRDGLWWRWANRRVGQVNRFKAPGLCVLLLGLPTAVLLFMSQLNWLIIFSGTVTTVVYFFIGLAAIWSRVKFRHDPRPYRMPAWPIAPVVVTLFTAFAIVTQEAQYLFGEAVLAAASLACYALSRWVWRSRQATDGEADWQEDAVGG; translated from the coding sequence GTGGAGGATTCGGTCGCCTTTGTCGAAGCCGCGCGCCTGGAGCATCTGGGCTATCGACAGCAGTTGAGCCGGAAACTCAGTCTGCGTGACGTGGTGGGGCTCGCCATCGCCAACGTGTCGCCGACGATGGCGGTCTTGCTCCTGACGTCCGGCGTGTTTTCCATCGGTGGCACCTTTGCCATCGGGGCCGACGTCATTCTGGGCGTCGTCGTGATTCTCATTTCCATGTGCCTGGCGGAATTGGGGTCCATGTTTCCGGTGGCGGGCGGCATGTACTCGCTGGTTCGTTTCGTGCTGCCAGCGCCTCTCGCCTTCGTGACCCTGTTCAATTACCTGATTCAGGGCGTTATCCTTCCGGCGAGCATCGCGCTCGGGATTGGCCAATTCGTCAAGGACCTGTTTCCTCATGTGCCACTGTCGGAGCCGATGATTGCGCTCGTCTCCGTGGCCGTCGCCGTGGCGATTGGCGTCGTTCGCGTGGAACTCGGCGCGTACGTGACCATGGCGATGGTGTTCGTGGAACTGCTCGTGCTGTCGACCGTCACCGTGGCCGCCTGGATCCACCCGCATCAGTCGCTGTTTTCCGTGACGTTTCACCCGGTGTATCTGGATGGCAGCGCACTTCGGCCCGTGACCGTCGCGATGATGGCGGCGAGCCTCGCGCCGGCCTTCAACATCATCAACGGTTATGACGCCACGCTCGGGTTTGCCGAGGAACTGGTGGGCGGGCCAAAAAAGCTCGCGCGCGCCGTCATCACCGCCGCCACGACGGCCGCCGTTGCCATTGTCGTCCCGCTCACCTCGGCCGTGGTCACCGCGCCCAACTTGAAGGCGTTCTTCGGCGCCGCGAGTCCCGTCATCTATGCGGTCGAATCGTCCCTTGGACCGAATTTCCGGATTGTTCTGGATATCGGCGTGTGCATCGCGCTGTTCAACTCCATGCTGGTCTACTTCATGTACTTCGGCCGCGTGTTTTACACCACCGGACGCGATGGCCTGTGGTGGCGATGGGCGAATCGGCGCGTCGGACAGGTGAACCGCTTCAAGGCGCCCGGGCTCTGCGTGCTCCTGCTTGGGCTGCCGACCGCCGTGTTGCTGTTCATGAGCCAACTGAATTGGCTCATCATCTTCTCCGGCACGGTCACGACCGTCGTGTACTTCTTCATCGGCCTGGCCGCCATCTGGAGCCGGGTGAAGTTCCGGCACGACCCTCGTCCCTATCGGATGCCCGCATGGCCCATCGCGCCCGTGGTGGTGACCTTGTTCACTGCCTTCGCCATCGTCACGCAGGAGGCGCAATACCTGTTCGGCGAGGCGGTGCTCGCGGCGGCGTCCCTCGCGTGTTACGCGCTGTCGCGTTGGGTTTGGCGATCGCGCCAAGCTACAGACGGCGAGGCCGACTGGCAGGAGGACGCCGTCGGCGGCTGA